The following proteins come from a genomic window of Salvia hispanica cultivar TCC Black 2014 chromosome 4, UniMelb_Shisp_WGS_1.0, whole genome shotgun sequence:
- the LOC125221143 gene encoding RING-H2 finger protein ATL7-like yields the protein MGSFTSISLTFLNKISDQNDRITAASDFDGSSETELYCSICLNDICGGDGCRKLPECGHTFHSRCIDVWLQSHSTCPLCRAQLPQIISLNRSQYEWKDVVSTLLALINDFLHKMCNPLNDELSSMLCANI from the coding sequence ATTTCCGACCAAAATGACCGGATAACTGCAGCTTCCGACTTCGACGGGAGCTCGGAGACTGAGCTCTACTGTTCCATATGCCTAAACGACATATGCGGCGGCGATGGGTGCCGGAAGCTGCCGGAATGCGGCCACACCTTCCATTCGAGGTGCATTGATGTGTGGCTTCAATCACACTCCACGTGTCCTCTTTGCAGAGCTCAACTGCCTCAGATTATTTCACTCAATCGGAGTCAATACGAGTGGAAAGATGTCGTGTCCACGCTTTTGGCGCTGATTAACGATTTTCTGCACAAAATGTGCAATCCTCTCAACGATGAGCTCTCGTCCATGCTGTGTGCCAACATTTAA